A genome region from Vulpes lagopus strain Blue_001 chromosome 7, ASM1834538v1, whole genome shotgun sequence includes the following:
- the CHAF1A gene encoding chromatin assembly factor 1 subunit A — protein MLPALPSSRGGLSRDAASSNRRAACGGRRGSRQIRARRPRQQRRGREGERQWPPERSPRLRRLRGALAAAGAMLEELECGAPGARGAAAAMDCKDRPAFPVKKLIQARLPFKRLNLVPKEKSEDGSDDMRSSEGTPAQSQVPDVETSLDTLENNCHSGSDIDGSPKLVNGKGPLDNFLRNRVKTRIDQTMVIIDLTEDSSDQLDDVVAHSKLNSAASASEEAVSRVREEAGGDRGLLEASMEDELTCPEETLSDTPCKTENEGAGSRGTERSGDGQKGSPPSCRVLTGGPRTCFEKDQDGWSEAGGIFFKGKVPVVVLQDILAAKPSQAKSPTTPAHQGMPSESEMLESGPEEDSVLSHSSRGSSSPSSSPEGQSASRKQHSSPRPFPSSTPIRRITKKLIKASAEKDKLRLQRDKERLGKQLKLRAEKEEKEKLKKEAKRAKEEAKKKKEEEKELKEKERREKREKDEKEKAEKQRLKEERRKERQEALEAKLEEKRKKEEEKRLREEEKRIKAEKAEITRFFQKPKTPQAPKTLAGSCGKFAPFEIKEHMVLAPRFRTVFDQDLCDQLDQLLQQQSGEFSFLKDLKGRQPLRSGPTVVSNRNTNIYNSDVVIVESGKVDGVPERKKFGRMKLLQFSENHRPAYWGTWNKKTTIIHPRDPWAQDRKLLDYEVDSDEEWEEEEPGESLSHSEGDDDDEVGEDEDEDDGFFVPHGYLSEDEGVTEECADPENHKVRQKLKAKEWDEFLAKGKRFRVLQPVKIGCIWAANKDGGADLKVLQQFTACLLETVPSEEEQTPKASKHEKRDQQILAQLLPLLHGNVNGSKVIIREFQECCRRGLLGKDTGSPDSSSASPASPGSSRPQTPTTSEDTTVPSKARLKRIISENSVYEKRPDFRMCWYVHPQVLKSFDQEHLPVPCQWSYVTMVPSATREDSGSVPATGPSQGTPVSLKRKSAGSMCITQFMKKRRHDGQVGAGDLDGFQADTEEEEEEDGDSVILDISDVGEAQAPCGTTSGAGGSVGMDTSESPLPASSLGPC, from the exons ATGCTCCCGGCGCTCCCTTCTTCCCGAGGCGGGTTGTCACGTGACGCAGCCTCGTCCAATCGCCGCGCGGCCTGCGGGGGTCGCCGCGGTTCCCGCCAAATACGAGCTCGGCGGCCGCGGCAGCAGCGGCGCGGGCGGGAGGGCGAGCGGCAGTGGCCGCCTGAACGGAGCCCGCGCCTCCGCCGCCTGAGGGGAGCTCTAGCCGCCGCCGGGGCGATGCTGGAGGAACTGGAGTGCGGGGCGCCCGGCGCCAGGGGAGCGGCCGCAG CCATGGATTGCAAAGACAGACCAGCTTTTCCAGTCAAAAAGTTAATACAAG CTCGTCTGCCCTTCAAGCGCCTGAATCTTGTCCCAAAGGAGAAAAGCGAGGACGGGTCGGATGACATGAGGAGCTCTGAGGGCACTCCTGCACAAAGTCAAGTACCTGATGTGGAGACCTCTTTGGATACCTTGGAGAACAACTGTCATTCGGGTTCTGATATAGATGGTAGTCCAAAACTTGTCAATGGGAAGGGTCCCTTagataactttttaagaaatagagtCAAAACCAGAATTGACCAGACCATGGTCATCATTGATTTGACGGAGGACTCAAGTGACCAACTGGATGATGTTGTGGCCCACAGTAAACTAAATTCTGCAGCCTCTGCCTCCGAGGAGGCTGTAAGCAGAGTCAGAGAAGAAGCTGGAGGTGACAGGGGGCTGCTGGAGGCCAGTATGGAGGATGAGCTGACGTGTCCTGAAGAGACCCTTTCAGACACTCCGTGCAAAACAGAGAACGAGGGTGCTGGCTCAAGGGGCACAGAGAGGAGTGGAGATGGGCAGAAAGGCTCACCCCCAAGCTGTCGTGTGCTGACGGGTGGTCCAAGAACATGCTTCGAGAAGGACCAGGATGGTTGGAGTGAAGCTGGGGGCATTTTTTTCAAAGGGAAGGTGCCTGTGGTGGTCTTGCAGGATATCCTGGCTGCGAAACCTTCTCAAGCCAAGTCTCCAACGACACCTGCACACCAGGGCATGCCCTCTGAGAGTGAGATGCTGGAGTCTGGCCCTGAAGAAGACTCTGTTCTTAGCCACTCATCCCGGGGTTCTTCCTCTCCTAGCAGCTCACCTGAGGGGCAGTCTGCTTCCAGAAAGCAGCACAGCAGTCCCaggcccttcccctcctccacaccTATCCGCAGA ATAACTAAGAAACTGATCAAAGCTTCTGCAGAGAAGGACAAGCTCAGACTGCAAAGA GATAAGGAACGTTTGGGCAAGCAGCTCAAGTTACGGGccgagaaagaagaaaaggagaagctgAAGAAGGAGGCCAAGCGGGCCAAAGAAGAAgccaagaagaagaaggaggaagagaaggagctgaaggaaaaggagaggcgcgagaaaagggagaaggatgAAAAGGAGAAGGCGGAGAAGCAGCGGCTCAAGGAGGAGAGGCGCAAGGAGCGGCAGGAGGCGCTAGA GGCAAAgctggaggagaagagaaaaaaagaagaggaaaaacgGTTACGGGAAGAAGAGAAG CGCATTAAAGCAGAGAAGGCTGAAATCACGAGGTTTTTTCAGAAACCAAAGACCCCCCAGGCTCCCAAG ACCCTGGCCGGCTCTTGTGGGAAGTTTGCCCCTTTTGAAATTAAAGAGCACATGGTTCTCGCCCCTCGGTTTCGGACTGTCTTTGACCAAGACCTTTGTGATCAGTTGGACCAGCTCCTCCAGCAACAGAGTGGTGAATTCTCCTTCCTGAAAGATCTGAAAGGCCGTCAGCCCCTCAGGTCCGGACCCACCGTGGTTTCAAATCGAAACACGAATATTTATAACAG TGATGTGGTGATCGTGGAGAGCGGCAAGGTCGACGGTGTTCCTGAGAGGAAGAAGTTTGGCAGGATGAAGCTCCTACAGTTTTCTGAGAATCATCGACCAGCGTACTGGGGAACGTGGAATAAGAAGACAACCATCATCCATCCAAGGGACCCCTGGGCCCAAGACAGG AAGCTCCTGGACTATGAGGTGGACAGTGACGAggagtgggaagaggaggagccAGGCGAGTCCCTGTCCCACAGTGAGGGG gatgatgatgatgaagtaGGAGAGGATGAAGATGAGGATGATGGTTTTTTCGTGCCCCATGGGTACCTGTCTGAGGACGAGGGAGTAACTGAG GAGTGTGCTGACCCAGAGAACCATAAGGTTCGCCAGAAACTGAAGGCCAAAGAGTGGGACGAGTTTTTGGCCAAGGGGAAGAGGTTCCGCGTGCTGCAGCCTGTGAAGATCGGCTGCATCTGGGCGGCCAATAAGGACGGTGGTGCCGACCTGAAGGTGCTGCAGCAGTTCACGGCGTGCCTTCTGGAGACAGTCCCCTCCGAGGAGGAGCAGACACCCAAGGCCTCCAAACATGAGAAGAGAGACCAGCAGA TCTTGGCCCAGCTGCTCCCACTGCTGCACGGGAATGTGAACGGAAGCAAAGTGATCATCCGAGAGTTCCAGGAGTGCTGCCGCCGGGGGCTGCTCGGCAAGGACACAGGCAGTCCTGACAGCAGCTCTGCCAGCCCGGCCAGCCCCGGCTCTTCCCGCCCACAGACCCCCACCACCAGCGAGGACACCACCGTCCCCTCCAAGGCCAGGCTCAAGCGGATAATTTCTGAGAACTCAGTATATGAGAAGAGGCCTGATTTCAGGATGTGCTGGTACGTCCACCCCCAGGTGCTGAAGAGCTTTGATCAGGAGCACCTGCCTGTGCCGTGCCAGTGGAGTTACGTCACCATGGTGCCCTCAGCCACCAGGGAGGACAGTGGCAGCGTCCCCGCCACAGGACCCAGCCAGGGGACGCCCGTCTCGCTGAAGCGGAAGTCAGCGGGCAGCATGTGCATCACGCAGTTCATGAAGAAGCGCAGGCACGACGGgcag